The Flavobacterium sp. HJ-32-4 genome contains a region encoding:
- a CDS encoding OmpA family protein: protein MKKTALIFSFVLAAAFSVQAQNRDTETADKLFRRLEYVDAAKEYESLVEKKKGSSYVYKQLAEAYYNMFNPKEAAKWYARIINEPQDAETYFKYAQMLKMNGKYEEANKWMKKFASMAPSDQRAVEFMKNPDYLPKLLDKSKAFNVKTMAINSPESDFGPVLSNDNFLYFTSARNKSRKTYGWNDEPYLDMYQAVRNADGSYAEPTPITGINSKWHDGPATISADGKTMYFSSESFKEKEYVKDRKVKNAKLNRGQVYIYKATKTGDGWGNVKEVPFNNKEYSTGNPSLSKDGKTLYFSSDMPGGFGGSDIWKVSINGDTYGTPENLGKMVNTEGSENFPSITDEGLLYYASNGKPGLGGLDIFVFDTKKPAEATNLGKPVNSEKDDFSFSFNTAQNIGFLASNRSGSDDLYIADPICSVEATVMVTNAKTGQPIDGARVAILDDKKNVIETRNSDSNGAVVYTVECNKSYTVQAMKDGFESGTFGIDKNKGGKVEVPAALNPIDVIVTETEIILKDIFFEYNKSNITPQGAFELDKLVQVLNNNPNMVILVKSHTDNRGSDKYNLDLSERRAKSTVAYVISKGISKDRISGKGYGESEPKVDCKEACTEEQHAMNRRSEFLIVKK, encoded by the coding sequence ATGAAAAAAACAGCACTTATATTCAGTTTTGTGTTAGCTGCCGCATTCTCGGTGCAGGCACAGAACAGAGACACTGAGACGGCCGATAAGCTCTTCCGTCGATTGGAGTATGTGGATGCCGCCAAGGAATACGAATCGTTGGTAGAGAAGAAGAAGGGGAGCAGCTATGTGTACAAGCAACTGGCCGAAGCCTACTACAATATGTTCAACCCGAAGGAAGCAGCCAAGTGGTATGCCCGTATCATCAACGAGCCCCAGGATGCTGAGACGTACTTTAAGTATGCCCAGATGCTGAAGATGAACGGCAAGTATGAAGAGGCCAACAAATGGATGAAGAAGTTCGCCTCGATGGCCCCCTCGGACCAACGTGCGGTGGAGTTCATGAAGAACCCGGACTACCTTCCCAAGCTTCTTGACAAGAGCAAGGCCTTCAACGTAAAGACAATGGCCATCAACAGCCCGGAGTCAGACTTTGGCCCTGTGCTCTCCAATGACAACTTCCTTTACTTCACCTCGGCCCGCAACAAGTCGCGCAAGACCTATGGTTGGAACGATGAGCCGTATCTGGATATGTACCAGGCGGTTCGCAACGCCGATGGCAGCTATGCAGAACCTACCCCTATTACGGGTATCAACAGCAAGTGGCACGACGGCCCGGCTACGATAAGCGCCGATGGCAAGACGATGTACTTCTCCTCGGAGAGCTTCAAGGAAAAGGAATACGTAAAGGACAGAAAGGTAAAGAACGCGAAGCTTAACCGCGGACAGGTCTACATCTACAAAGCCACCAAGACCGGCGACGGCTGGGGCAATGTCAAGGAAGTACCTTTCAACAACAAGGAGTACTCTACCGGCAACCCAAGCCTTTCCAAAGACGGCAAGACGCTGTACTTCTCATCGGATATGCCAGGTGGCTTCGGAGGCTCTGATATCTGGAAGGTATCCATCAACGGCGACACCTACGGCACACCGGAGAACCTGGGCAAGATGGTCAACACCGAAGGCTCGGAGAACTTCCCATCGATTACCGACGAAGGACTGCTGTATTACGCCTCAAACGGCAAACCGGGCCTTGGCGGACTCGACATCTTTGTCTTCGATACCAAGAAACCGGCCGAGGCGACCAATTTAGGCAAGCCGGTCAACAGTGAGAAAGACGACTTCTCCTTCAGCTTCAACACGGCCCAGAACATTGGCTTTTTGGCCTCGAACCGTTCGGGTAGTGACGATCTCTACATCGCCGACCCAATATGTAGCGTAGAGGCCACGGTTATGGTCACCAACGCCAAGACAGGCCAACCGATTGACGGGGCTCGCGTGGCAATCCTCGACGATAAGAAGAACGTGATTGAGACGCGCAACTCCGACTCGAACGGGGCGGTGGTCTATACGGTAGAGTGTAACAAGTCCTACACCGTCCAGGCGATGAAAGACGGCTTTGAGAGCGGCACCTTTGGTATCGACAAGAACAAGGGCGGCAAGGTAGAGGTACCGGCGGCATTGAACCCGATCGATGTGATCGTGACCGAGACCGAAATCATCCTCAAAGACATCTTCTTCGAGTACAACAAGAGCAACATCACCCCGCAGGGCGCTTTCGAACTTGACAAGCTCGTACAGGTGCTGAATAACAACCCGAACATGGTGATACTGGTCAAGTCGCACACCGACAACCGCGGTTCCGACAAATACAACCTCGACCTCTCCGAGCGTCGTGCCAAGTCCACGGTGGCGTATGTCATCTCGAAAGGCATCTCCAAAGACCGCATCTCGGGCAAGGGCTATGGCGAGAGCGAGCCGAAGGTCGACTGCAAAGAGGCCTGCACCGAAGAACAACACGCGATGAACCGCCGAAGCGAGTTCCTCATCGTGAAGAAATAA
- a CDS encoding type IX secretion system membrane protein PorP/SprF, whose protein sequence is MKKLYLAALAVLLGATGLYAQQDPHYTQYMYNMNVMNPAYAGSKDHLSMGLLYRKQWVNLDGAPETATFSGSLPVGRNVGLGLSVISDKIGPVEEQNAYGDFSYTLRLNGEHRLAFGLKAGATFQRIGLYSDINNGNLPDPSDDAFQENTNNVYLNIGGGLFYYTDHYYLAFSVPNMLKATQLDYNGRKFGSETRHFFLTGGYVFNLSSTVKFKPFAMWKGAFDAPTSVDVSTNFLFNEKFEIGATYRVDDSFGGLVNYAINPNIRIGYAYDHVISDIKTVTTSSHEIILLFDLDFPKKVSRSPRFF, encoded by the coding sequence ATGAAGAAACTATATTTGGCGGCGTTAGCCGTTTTGCTGGGTGCTACGGGTCTCTATGCGCAGCAGGATCCACACTATACGCAGTATATGTATAATATGAACGTTATGAACCCGGCGTATGCGGGCTCGAAAGACCATCTCTCGATGGGTCTTCTCTACCGCAAGCAGTGGGTTAATTTGGACGGTGCCCCTGAGACGGCGACCTTTTCAGGTTCATTGCCTGTTGGCAGGAACGTAGGTTTGGGTCTTTCGGTGATATCGGACAAGATAGGTCCTGTAGAGGAGCAGAACGCCTATGGCGACTTCTCTTACACCCTTCGTTTGAACGGTGAGCACCGCCTGGCCTTTGGTCTGAAGGCGGGCGCTACCTTCCAGCGGATCGGTCTATACAGCGACATCAACAACGGGAACCTTCCCGACCCGAGCGATGACGCCTTCCAGGAGAACACCAACAATGTGTATTTGAACATCGGTGGGGGTTTGTTCTACTACACCGACCATTACTACCTGGCCTTTTCGGTACCGAACATGCTCAAGGCGACCCAACTGGACTACAACGGACGGAAGTTCGGCAGCGAGACGCGGCACTTCTTCCTTACCGGAGGTTATGTCTTCAACCTGAGTTCGACGGTTAAGTTCAAGCCCTTTGCGATGTGGAAAGGTGCCTTTGATGCCCCTACGTCGGTGGATGTCTCGACCAACTTCCTCTTCAATGAGAAGTTTGAAATCGGTGCCACCTACCGTGTAGATGACAGCTTTGGTGGATTGGTGAACTATGCGATCAACCCGAACATCCGCATCGGTTATGCCTATGACCATGTGATCTCGGATATCAAGACCGTTACCACGTCTTCGCACGAGATCATCCTTTTGTTCGATCTTGACTTCCCGAAGAAGGTATCACGTTCACCACGTTTTTTCTAA